From Nitrospirota bacterium:
CTTTAGAATGGTCCTTGAACTTTTTAAGCCTGTAAAGGAATGTCTTATAGCTCATTCCGAGAAGCCTTGCGGCCTTTGTAGCCACCCCGCCTGCCTTTTGCATTGCCTTAGCAAGAAGTTCCTTTTCGAGGTTCTCGAAATTTATTCCTTCATGAGGAAGGTCGAAACTCAATATCTCTATTTGTCGCGAAATCCTAAGCTCGGCACTTATATCCTTTAGATTTATAGTGCCTGTGTCGTTTATAAGAACAGCCTTTTCGATAACGGACTCAAGCTGTCTTATATTGCCAGGCCAGCTATATTCGGTGAGTGCCTTAATCGTAGAAGGCTCTATCCCCTTCAGTCTTTTTCCGAATTCGAGATTGTATTTCTCGATGAAGAACTCCGAAAGAAGTGGTATATCCTCCTTCCTTTCTCTAAGGGGAGGCAATTGTATCGTAACGACCTTGAGTCTCCAGTAGAGGTCTTCTCTGAAATTCCCTTTTGAGATTTCTTTTTCGAGCTCTTTGTTTGTTGCGGTAATGATTCTTACATCAACCTTTATAGAGGTTTTTCCGCCGAGCCTTCTTATCTCTTTATCCTCAAGTGCCCTTAAAAGTTTCGACTGAGTCGTTAGAGGCAAGTCTCCTATCTCATCTAAGAAAAGCGTTCCTTTATCCGAGGCTTCAAACAAACCCCTCTTCAATGTGCTTGCTCCTGTAAATGCACCTGGCTCATACCCGAATAGCTCTGACTCAAAAAGGCTCTCAGGGATAGCCGCACAGTTAAGGGCTGTGAATGGTTTCGTCCTCCTTGGACTGTTATAGTGGATTGCCCTTGCAACAAGCTCTTTA
This genomic window contains:
- a CDS encoding sigma-54-dependent Fis family transcriptional regulator: MSVILVVDDEPLQRDILKTILDAEGYETLTAGDGVEALKIIKSHQPDIILTDLKMQGMDGIELMSAIPNEPFKPTVIIMTAHGTISSAVTAVKKGAFDYLTKPLEKDTLLLTLKRADERTSLLKENIELQRELYGRFKIEGIIGKSEKMQSAIEIMKRVSPTTATVLIRGESGTGKELVARAIHYNSPRRTKPFTALNCAAIPESLFESELFGYEPGAFTGASTLKRGLFEASDKGTLFLDEIGDLPLTTQSKLLRALEDKEIRRLGGKTSIKVDVRIITATNKELEKEISKGNFREDLYWRLKVVTIQLPPLRERKEDIPLLSEFFIEKYNLEFGKRLKGIEPSTIKALTEYSWPGNIRQLESVIEKAVLINDTGTINLKDISAELRISRQIEILSFDLPHEGINFENLEKELLAKAMQKAGGVATKAARLLGMSYKTFLYRLKKFKDHSKE